A window of the Cynocephalus volans isolate mCynVol1 chromosome 10, mCynVol1.pri, whole genome shotgun sequence genome harbors these coding sequences:
- the CIC gene encoding protein capicua homolog isoform X9 — MYSAHRPLMPASGAASRGLGMFVWTNVEPRSVAVFPWHSLVPFLAPSQPDPSVQPSEAQQPASHPVASNQSKEPAESAAVAHEQPPGGSGSTDPGRPPGATCPDSPGPGPPHTLGVVEPGKGPPPTTEEEAPGPPGEPRLDSETESDHDDAFLSIMSPEIQLPLPPGKRRTQSLSALPKERDSSSEKDGRSPNKREKDHIRRPMNAFMIFSKRHRALVHQRHPNQDNRTVSKILGEWWYALGPKEKQKYHDLAFQVKEAHFKAHPDWKWCNKDRKKSSSEAKPTSLGLAGGHKETRERSMSETGTAAAPGVSSELLSVAAQTLLSSDTKAPGSSSCGAERLHTVGGPGSARPRAFSHSGVHSLDSGEVESQALQELTQMVSGPTSYSGPKPSTQYGAPGPFAAPSEGSAMAANARPPLLPTRASRSQRAASEDMTSDEERMVICEEEGDDDVIADDGFSTTDIDLKCKERVTDSESGDSSGEDTEGNKGFGRKVFSPVIRSSFTHCRPTLDPEPPGPPDPPAAFSKGYGPTPSSSSTSSSPTASSASAATSLSMVSGTFKAQESGQGSIAGTLRPPPPGAGGPATPSKATRFLPTDPATFRRKRPESMGGLEPPGPSVIAAPPSGGGSILQTLVLPPNKEEREGSGTRVPSAPTPSLAYGAPAAPLSRPAATMVTNVVRPVSSTPVPIASKPFPTSVRAEVSPNETAGARTEMGTGSRVPGASPLGVSLVYSDKKSAAATSPAPHLVAGPLLGTVGKAPATVTNLLVGTPGYGAPAPPSVQFIAQGAPGSGATAGSGTGAGSGPNGPVPLGILQPGALGKAGGITQVQYILPTLPQQLQVAPAPAPVSGTKAAAPSGLAPTTSIRFTLPPGTSTNGKVLAATAPTPGIPILQSVPSAPPPKAQSVSPVQAPPPGGSAQLLPGKVLVPLAAPSMSVRGGGAGQPLPLVSPPFSVPVQNGAQPSSKIIQLTPVPVSTPSGLVPPLSPATLPGPTSQPQKVLLPSSTRITYVQSTGGHALPLGTSPASSQAGTVTSYGPTSSVALGFTSLGPSGPAFVQPLLSAGQAPLLAPGQVGVSPVPSPQLPPACTAPGGPVITAFYPGSPAPTSSAPLAQPSQAPPSLVYTVATSTTPPAATILPKGPPAPATPIPTSPFPSATAGSMTYSLVAPKPQRPNPKAPQKVKAAIASIPVGSFEAGVSGRPGPTPRQPLEPGPVREPSAPESELEGQPTPPAPPPPPETWTPTARNSPPLPPPAEERTSTKGPDTMASKFPSSSSDWRVPGLSLESRGEPPTPPSPAPAPAAAPGSSSGSSEGSSGRAAGDNPERKDVASTGKKVKVRPPPLKKTFDSVDNRVLSEVDFEERFAELPEFRPEEVLPSPTLQSLATSPRAILGSYRKKRKNSTDLDSAPEDPTSPKRKMRRRSSCSSEPNTPKSAKCEGDIFTFDRTGTEAEDVLGELEYEKVPYSSLRRTLDQRRALVMQLFQDHGFFPSAQATAAFQARYADIFPSKVCLQLKIREVRQKIMQAATPTEQPPGAEVPLPGPPPIGTTAAPATTPSPAGGPDPTSPGSDSGTAQAAPPLPPPPEPGPGQPGWEGAPQPSPPPPGPSTAATGR, encoded by the exons ATGTACTCGGCCCACAGGCCCCTGATGCCTGCGTCCGGCGCGGCCTCCCGTGGCCTCGGCATGTTCG TGTGGACGAATGTGGAACCTCGCTCTGTGGCCGTGTTCCCCTGGCACTCCTTAGTCCCCTTCCTGGCACCCAGCCAGCCTGACCCCTCGGTGCAGCCGAGTGAGGCCCAGCAGCCTGCCAGCCACCCAGTAGCCTCCAACCAGAGCAAAG AACCTGCTGAGTCAGCAGCTGTTGCTCATGAGCAACCACCAGGCGGGTCAGGGAGTACTGACCCTGGGCGGCCACCTGGAGCCACATGCCCTGACAGCCCAGGGCCTGGACCCCCACACACTTTGGGGGTGGTGGAACCTGGTAAGGGTCCCCCTCCTACCACTGAGGaggaggcccctggccctccaggAGAGCCCCGGTTGGACAGCGAGACAGAAAGTGACCATGACGATGC CTTTCTCTCCATCATGTCTCCTGAGATCCAGTTGCCTCTGCCACCTGGAAAACGTCGGACCCAGTCCCTCAGTGCCCTGCCCAAGGAACGGGACTCATCTTCTGAGAAGGATGGACGCAGCCCCAACAAG CGGGAGAAGGACCATATCCGGCGGCCCATGAATGCTTTCATGATCTTCAGCAAGCGGCACCGGGCCCTGGTCCACCAACGTCACCCCAACCAGGACAACCGGACTGTCAGCAAGATCCTGGGCGAGTGGTGGTATGCCCTGGGGCCCAAGGAGAAGCAGAAGTACCATGACTTGGCCTTCCAG GTGAAGGAGGCCCACTTCAAGGCCCACCCAGATTGGAAGTGGTGCAACAAGGACCGAAAGAAATCCAGCTCAGAAGCCAAGCCCACGAGCCTGGGGCTGGCAGGAGGGCACAAGGAGACGCGGGAGCGGAGTATGTCGGAGACAGGCACTGCCGCCGCCCCTGGGG TATCCTCTGAGCTCCTGTCCGTCGCAGCCCAGACACTCTTGAGCTCTGACACCAAGGCTCCGGGGAGCAGCTCCTGTGGGGCAGAACGACTGCACACAGTTGGGGGACCTGGCTCGGCCCGGCCCCGAGCCTTCTCCCACAGTGGGGTACACAGCCTGGACAGTGGGGAAGTAGAGAGCCAGGCATTACAGGAACTGACTCAG ATGGTGTCTGGTCCTACATCGTACTCTGGCCCAAAGCCTTCCACACAGTATGGAGCTCCAGGCCCCTTTGCGGCCCCCAGTGAGGGAAGTGCCATGGCGGCCAATGCACGGCCCCCGCTACTGCCCACCCGAGCCTCTCGTTCCCAGCGTGCAGCCAGTGAGGACATGACCAGTGATGAGGAACGCATGGTCATCTGCGAGGAGGAAGGAGATGATGATGTCATTG CTGACGATGGcttcagcactactgacattgaTCTCAAGTGCAAGGAACGAGTGACCGACAGCGAGAGTGGAGACAGCTCTGGAGAGGACACAGAGGGCAACAAG GGCTTTGGTCGGAAGGTATTCTCACCTGTGATCCGTTCCTCCTTTACACACTGCCGTCCGACACTGGACCCTGAGCCCCCAGGGCCCCCAGATCCACCTGCAGCCTTCAGCAAAGGCTATGGTCCCACCCCATCttcctcctccacttcctcctcgCCCACCGCCTCCTCAGCCTCGGCAGCCACTTCCCTTTCAATGGTCTCAGGAACCTTCAAGGCCCAGGAGTCTGGTCAGGGCAGCATAGCAGGCACACTACGGCCCCCACCTCCTGGGGCTGGGGGCCCAGCGACACCTTCCAAGGCCACCCGGTTTCTCCCAACGGATCCTGCCACCTTCCGGCGCAAGAGACCTGAAAGCATGGGGGGTCTGGAGCCACCAGGCCCCTCAGTCATTGCAGCACCTCCCAGTGGGGGAGGAAGCATCCTGCAGACACTGGTCCTGCCCCCAAACAAGGAAGAGCGAGAGGGCAGTGGAACCCGAGTGCCCTCGGCTCCCACCCCATCACTGGCCTatggagctccagcagcccctcTGTCCCGCCCTGCCGCTACCATGGTCACCAACGTGGTGCGGCCTGTCAGCAGCACTCCTGTGCCCATTGCCTCTAAGCCCTTCCCCACCTCTGTTCGGGCTGAGGTATCTCCAAATGAGACAGCAGGTGCCAGGACTGAAATGGGCACTGGGTCccgggtgcctggggcctccccaCTAGGTGTCAGCTTAGTATATTCAGACAAGAAGTCGGCAGCAGCCACCTCACCAGCCCCACACTTGGTGGCTGGGCCCCTACTGGGCACTGTGGGGAAGGCACCTGCCACTGTTACCAACCTGCTGGTGGGCACCCCAGGCTATGGGGCCCCTGCGCCCCCTTCTGTCCAGTTTATTGCCCAGGGGGCCCCTGGCAGTGGGGCCACTGCAGGCTCAGGGACAGGTGCTGGGAGTGGCCCAAATGGGCCAGTACCTCTGGGCATCCTACAACCAGGTGCCCTGGGCAAGGCTGGGGGTATCACCCAGGTGCAGTACATCCTGCCCACGCTACCCCAGCAGCTTCAAGTGGCACCTGCCCCAGCACCAGTTTCTGGGACCAAGGCAGCGGCTCCCAGTGGCCTTGCACCCACCACCAGCATCCGTTTCACCCTCCCACCGGGCACCTCCACCAACGGCAAGGTCCTGGCTGCAACTGCACCCACTCCTGGCATCCCCATCCTGCAGTCTGTACCCTCCGCCCCACCCCCTAAAG cccAGTCGGTTTCTCCTGtgcaggccccgcccccaggTGGCTCAGCCCAGCTGCTGCCTGGGAAGGTACTAGTGCCTCTGGCTGCCCCTAGCATGTCAGTGCGGGGTGGAGGGGCTGGCCAGCCACTGCCCCTGGTGAGCCCGCCCTTCTCAGTACCTGTGCAGAATGGTGCCCAGCCATCCAGCAAG ATCATCCAGCTAACTCCGGTGCCTGTGAGCACACCCAGCGGCCTGGTGCCGCCCCTGAGCCCGGCCACACTGCCAGGACCCACCTCGCAGCCCCAGAAGGTCCTGCTACCCTCCTCTACAAG AATCACCTATGTGCAGTCAACAGGCGGGCATGCACTGCCCCTGGGCACCAGCCCTGCATCCAGCCAGGCTGGAACAGTCACTTCGTACGGGCCCACAAGCTCTGTAGCTCTAGGCTTCACCTCGCTGGGGCCCAGCGGCCCTGCCTTTGTGCAGCCCCTGCTGTCAG CAGGCCAAGCCCCACTGCTGGCTCCTGGCCAGGTGGGCGTGTCACCTGTGCCCAGCCCCCAGCTGCCTCCTGCCTGCACAGCCCCTGGAGGTCCCGTCATAACAGCATTTTACCCTGGCAGCCCCGCACCCACCTCCTCGGCACCTTTGGCCCAGCCATCCCAGGCCCCCCCAAGCCTGGTCTATACTGTGGCCACTAGCACTACCCCACCTGCTGCCACCATTCTGCCCAAGGGCCCACCGGCCCCTGCCACCCCAATCCCTACTAGCCCTTTTCCTAGTGCCACAG CAGGCTCCATGACCTATAGCCTAGTGGCCCCCAAGCCCCAGCGGCCCAACCCAAAGGCCCCCCAGAAAGTGAAGGCGGCCATTGCCAGCATTCCCGTGGGCTCCTTTGAGGCAGGTGTCTCTGGGCGGCCAGGCCCCACACCCCGGCAGCCTCTGGAGCCTGGCCCAGTCCGTGAGCCAAGTGCCCCAGAGTCTGAGCTGGAGGGGCagcccacaccaccagcccctccaccacCCCCAGAGACCTGGACTCCCACAGCCCGGaacagccccccactgcccccgcCTGCTGAGGAACGGACCAGCACCAAGGGCCCTGATACCATG gccagcaaaTTTCCCAGCTCATCTTCAGACTGGCGCGTTCCTGGGCTGAGCCTGGAGAGTCGTGGGGAGCCTCCCACCCCTCCCAGTCCGGCCCCAGCTCCAGCTGCAGCCCCCggtagcagcagtggcagcagcgaGGGCAGCAGTGGGAGGGCGGCTGGGGACAATCCTGAGCGCAAGGATGTGGCTAGTACCGGCAAGAAGGTGAAGGTGCGGCCGCCGCCCCTGAAGAAGACCTTTGACTCTGTGGACAA CAGGGTCCTGTCGGAGGTGGATTTTGAAGAGCGCTTTGCTGAGCTGCCTGAGTTTCGGCCTGAAGAGGTGCTGCCCTCACCTACCCTGCAGTCTCTGGCCACCTCGCCCCGGGCCATCCTGGGCTCTTACCGCAAGAAGAGGAAGAACTCTACAG ACCTGGACTCCGCTCCTGAGGACCCCACCTCGCCCAAGCGCAAGATGAGGAGACGCTCCAGCTGCAGCTCAGAGCCCAACACCCCCAAGAGTGCCAAGTGCGAGGGGGACATCTTCACCTTTGACCGTACAG GTACAGAAGCTGAGGATGTGCTTGGGGAGCTGGAGTATGAGAAGGTGCCATACTCGTCACTGCGGCGCACACTGGACCAGCGCCGGGCCCTGGTCATGCAGCTCTTCCAGGACCATGGCTTCTTCCCATCAG cccaggccacgGCAGCATTCCAGGCCCGCTATGCAGACATCTTCCCCTCCAAAGTTTGTCTGCAGTTGAAGATCCGTGAGGTGCGCCAGAAGATCATGCAGGCAGCCACTCCCACAGAGCAGCCCCCTGGAGCTGAGGTCCCCCTCCCTGGACCACCCCCCATTGGCACAACTGCTGCCCCTGCCACCACTCCCAGCCCTGCTGGGGGCCCTGACCCCACCTCACCTGGCTCGGACTCTGGCACAGCCCAGGCTGCCCcgccactgcccccacccccagagccaGGGCCTGGACAGCCTGGCTGGGAGGGGgccccccagccctctcccccacccccaggcccctcCACAGCTGCCACAGGCAGGTGA
- the CIC gene encoding protein capicua homolog isoform X10: MYSAHRPLMPASGAASRGLGMFVWTNVEPRSVAVFPWHSLVPFLAPSQPDPSVQPSEAQQPASHPVASNQSKEPAESAAVAHEQPPGGSGSTDPGRPPGATCPDSPGPGPPHTLGVVEPGKGPPPTTEEEAPGPPGEPRLDSETESDHDDAFLSIMSPEIQLPLPPGKRRTQSLSALPKERDSSSEKDGRSPNKREKDHIRRPMNAFMIFSKRHRALVHQRHPNQDNRTVSKILGEWWYALGPKEKQKYHDLAFQVKEAHFKAHPDWKWCNKDRKKSSSEAKPTSLGLAGGHKETRERSMSETGTAAAPGVSSELLSVAAQTLLSSDTKAPGSSSCGAERLHTVGGPGSARPRAFSHSGVHSLDSGEVESQALQELTQMVSGPTSYSGPKPSTQYGAPGPFAAPSEGSAMAANARPPLLPTRASRSQRAASEDMTSDEERMVICEEEGDDDVIADDGFSTTDIDLKCKERVTDSESGDSSGEDTEGNKGFGRKVFSPVIRSSFTHCRPTLDPEPPGPPDPPAAFSKGYGPTPSSSSTSSSPTASSASAATSLSMVSGTFKAQESGQGSIAGTLRPPPPGAGGPATPSKATRFLPTDPATFRRKRPESMGGLEPPGPSVIAAPPSGGGSILQTLVLPPNKEEREGSGTRVPSAPTPSLAYGAPAAPLSRPAATMVTNVVRPVSSTPVPIASKPFPTSVRAEVSPNETAGARTEMGTGSRVPGASPLGVSLVYSDKKSAAATSPAPHLVAGPLLGTVGKAPATVTNLLVGTPGYGAPAPPSVQFIAQGAPGSGATAGSGTGAGSGPNGPVPLGILQPGALGKAGGITQVQYILPTLPQQLQVAPAPAPVSGTKAAAPSGLAPTTSIRFTLPPGTSTNGKVLAATAPTPGIPILQSVPSAPPPKAQSVSPVQAPPPGGSAQLLPGKVLVPLAAPSMSVRGGGAGQPLPLVSPPFSVPVQNGAQPSSKIIQLTPVPVSTPSGLVPPLSPATLPGPTSQPQKVLLPSSTRITYVQSTGGHALPLGTSPASSQAGTVTSYGPTSSVALGFTSLGPSGPAFVQPLLSAGQAPLLAPGQVGVSPVPSPQLPPACTAPGGPVITAFYPGSPAPTSSAPLAQPSQAPPSLVYTVATSTTPPAATILPKGPPAPATPIPTSPFPSATAGSMTYSLVAPKPQRPNPKAPQKVKAAIASIPVGSFEAGVSGRPGPTPRQPLEPGPVREPSAPESELEGQPTPPAPPPPPETWTPTARNSPPLPPPAEERTSTKGPDTMASKFPSSSSDWRVPGLSLESRGEPPTPPSPAPAPAAAPGSSSGSSEGSSGRAAGDNPERKDVASTGKKVKVRPPPLKKTFDSVDKVLSEVDFEERFAELPEFRPEEVLPSPTLQSLATSPRAILGSYRKKRKNSTDLDSAPEDPTSPKRKMRRRSSCSSEPNTPKSAKCEGDIFTFDRTGTEAEDVLGELEYEKVPYSSLRRTLDQRRALVMQLFQDHGFFPSAQATAAFQARYADIFPSKVCLQLKIREVRQKIMQAATPTEQPPGAEVPLPGPPPIGTTAAPATTPSPAGGPDPTSPGSDSGTAQAAPPLPPPPEPGPGQPGWEGAPQPSPPPPGPSTAATGR; this comes from the exons ATGTACTCGGCCCACAGGCCCCTGATGCCTGCGTCCGGCGCGGCCTCCCGTGGCCTCGGCATGTTCG TGTGGACGAATGTGGAACCTCGCTCTGTGGCCGTGTTCCCCTGGCACTCCTTAGTCCCCTTCCTGGCACCCAGCCAGCCTGACCCCTCGGTGCAGCCGAGTGAGGCCCAGCAGCCTGCCAGCCACCCAGTAGCCTCCAACCAGAGCAAAG AACCTGCTGAGTCAGCAGCTGTTGCTCATGAGCAACCACCAGGCGGGTCAGGGAGTACTGACCCTGGGCGGCCACCTGGAGCCACATGCCCTGACAGCCCAGGGCCTGGACCCCCACACACTTTGGGGGTGGTGGAACCTGGTAAGGGTCCCCCTCCTACCACTGAGGaggaggcccctggccctccaggAGAGCCCCGGTTGGACAGCGAGACAGAAAGTGACCATGACGATGC CTTTCTCTCCATCATGTCTCCTGAGATCCAGTTGCCTCTGCCACCTGGAAAACGTCGGACCCAGTCCCTCAGTGCCCTGCCCAAGGAACGGGACTCATCTTCTGAGAAGGATGGACGCAGCCCCAACAAG CGGGAGAAGGACCATATCCGGCGGCCCATGAATGCTTTCATGATCTTCAGCAAGCGGCACCGGGCCCTGGTCCACCAACGTCACCCCAACCAGGACAACCGGACTGTCAGCAAGATCCTGGGCGAGTGGTGGTATGCCCTGGGGCCCAAGGAGAAGCAGAAGTACCATGACTTGGCCTTCCAG GTGAAGGAGGCCCACTTCAAGGCCCACCCAGATTGGAAGTGGTGCAACAAGGACCGAAAGAAATCCAGCTCAGAAGCCAAGCCCACGAGCCTGGGGCTGGCAGGAGGGCACAAGGAGACGCGGGAGCGGAGTATGTCGGAGACAGGCACTGCCGCCGCCCCTGGGG TATCCTCTGAGCTCCTGTCCGTCGCAGCCCAGACACTCTTGAGCTCTGACACCAAGGCTCCGGGGAGCAGCTCCTGTGGGGCAGAACGACTGCACACAGTTGGGGGACCTGGCTCGGCCCGGCCCCGAGCCTTCTCCCACAGTGGGGTACACAGCCTGGACAGTGGGGAAGTAGAGAGCCAGGCATTACAGGAACTGACTCAG ATGGTGTCTGGTCCTACATCGTACTCTGGCCCAAAGCCTTCCACACAGTATGGAGCTCCAGGCCCCTTTGCGGCCCCCAGTGAGGGAAGTGCCATGGCGGCCAATGCACGGCCCCCGCTACTGCCCACCCGAGCCTCTCGTTCCCAGCGTGCAGCCAGTGAGGACATGACCAGTGATGAGGAACGCATGGTCATCTGCGAGGAGGAAGGAGATGATGATGTCATTG CTGACGATGGcttcagcactactgacattgaTCTCAAGTGCAAGGAACGAGTGACCGACAGCGAGAGTGGAGACAGCTCTGGAGAGGACACAGAGGGCAACAAG GGCTTTGGTCGGAAGGTATTCTCACCTGTGATCCGTTCCTCCTTTACACACTGCCGTCCGACACTGGACCCTGAGCCCCCAGGGCCCCCAGATCCACCTGCAGCCTTCAGCAAAGGCTATGGTCCCACCCCATCttcctcctccacttcctcctcgCCCACCGCCTCCTCAGCCTCGGCAGCCACTTCCCTTTCAATGGTCTCAGGAACCTTCAAGGCCCAGGAGTCTGGTCAGGGCAGCATAGCAGGCACACTACGGCCCCCACCTCCTGGGGCTGGGGGCCCAGCGACACCTTCCAAGGCCACCCGGTTTCTCCCAACGGATCCTGCCACCTTCCGGCGCAAGAGACCTGAAAGCATGGGGGGTCTGGAGCCACCAGGCCCCTCAGTCATTGCAGCACCTCCCAGTGGGGGAGGAAGCATCCTGCAGACACTGGTCCTGCCCCCAAACAAGGAAGAGCGAGAGGGCAGTGGAACCCGAGTGCCCTCGGCTCCCACCCCATCACTGGCCTatggagctccagcagcccctcTGTCCCGCCCTGCCGCTACCATGGTCACCAACGTGGTGCGGCCTGTCAGCAGCACTCCTGTGCCCATTGCCTCTAAGCCCTTCCCCACCTCTGTTCGGGCTGAGGTATCTCCAAATGAGACAGCAGGTGCCAGGACTGAAATGGGCACTGGGTCccgggtgcctggggcctccccaCTAGGTGTCAGCTTAGTATATTCAGACAAGAAGTCGGCAGCAGCCACCTCACCAGCCCCACACTTGGTGGCTGGGCCCCTACTGGGCACTGTGGGGAAGGCACCTGCCACTGTTACCAACCTGCTGGTGGGCACCCCAGGCTATGGGGCCCCTGCGCCCCCTTCTGTCCAGTTTATTGCCCAGGGGGCCCCTGGCAGTGGGGCCACTGCAGGCTCAGGGACAGGTGCTGGGAGTGGCCCAAATGGGCCAGTACCTCTGGGCATCCTACAACCAGGTGCCCTGGGCAAGGCTGGGGGTATCACCCAGGTGCAGTACATCCTGCCCACGCTACCCCAGCAGCTTCAAGTGGCACCTGCCCCAGCACCAGTTTCTGGGACCAAGGCAGCGGCTCCCAGTGGCCTTGCACCCACCACCAGCATCCGTTTCACCCTCCCACCGGGCACCTCCACCAACGGCAAGGTCCTGGCTGCAACTGCACCCACTCCTGGCATCCCCATCCTGCAGTCTGTACCCTCCGCCCCACCCCCTAAAG cccAGTCGGTTTCTCCTGtgcaggccccgcccccaggTGGCTCAGCCCAGCTGCTGCCTGGGAAGGTACTAGTGCCTCTGGCTGCCCCTAGCATGTCAGTGCGGGGTGGAGGGGCTGGCCAGCCACTGCCCCTGGTGAGCCCGCCCTTCTCAGTACCTGTGCAGAATGGTGCCCAGCCATCCAGCAAG ATCATCCAGCTAACTCCGGTGCCTGTGAGCACACCCAGCGGCCTGGTGCCGCCCCTGAGCCCGGCCACACTGCCAGGACCCACCTCGCAGCCCCAGAAGGTCCTGCTACCCTCCTCTACAAG AATCACCTATGTGCAGTCAACAGGCGGGCATGCACTGCCCCTGGGCACCAGCCCTGCATCCAGCCAGGCTGGAACAGTCACTTCGTACGGGCCCACAAGCTCTGTAGCTCTAGGCTTCACCTCGCTGGGGCCCAGCGGCCCTGCCTTTGTGCAGCCCCTGCTGTCAG CAGGCCAAGCCCCACTGCTGGCTCCTGGCCAGGTGGGCGTGTCACCTGTGCCCAGCCCCCAGCTGCCTCCTGCCTGCACAGCCCCTGGAGGTCCCGTCATAACAGCATTTTACCCTGGCAGCCCCGCACCCACCTCCTCGGCACCTTTGGCCCAGCCATCCCAGGCCCCCCCAAGCCTGGTCTATACTGTGGCCACTAGCACTACCCCACCTGCTGCCACCATTCTGCCCAAGGGCCCACCGGCCCCTGCCACCCCAATCCCTACTAGCCCTTTTCCTAGTGCCACAG CAGGCTCCATGACCTATAGCCTAGTGGCCCCCAAGCCCCAGCGGCCCAACCCAAAGGCCCCCCAGAAAGTGAAGGCGGCCATTGCCAGCATTCCCGTGGGCTCCTTTGAGGCAGGTGTCTCTGGGCGGCCAGGCCCCACACCCCGGCAGCCTCTGGAGCCTGGCCCAGTCCGTGAGCCAAGTGCCCCAGAGTCTGAGCTGGAGGGGCagcccacaccaccagcccctccaccacCCCCAGAGACCTGGACTCCCACAGCCCGGaacagccccccactgcccccgcCTGCTGAGGAACGGACCAGCACCAAGGGCCCTGATACCATG gccagcaaaTTTCCCAGCTCATCTTCAGACTGGCGCGTTCCTGGGCTGAGCCTGGAGAGTCGTGGGGAGCCTCCCACCCCTCCCAGTCCGGCCCCAGCTCCAGCTGCAGCCCCCggtagcagcagtggcagcagcgaGGGCAGCAGTGGGAGGGCGGCTGGGGACAATCCTGAGCGCAAGGATGTGGCTAGTACCGGCAAGAAGGTGAAGGTGCGGCCGCCGCCCCTGAAGAAGACCTTTGACTCTGTGGACAA GGTCCTGTCGGAGGTGGATTTTGAAGAGCGCTTTGCTGAGCTGCCTGAGTTTCGGCCTGAAGAGGTGCTGCCCTCACCTACCCTGCAGTCTCTGGCCACCTCGCCCCGGGCCATCCTGGGCTCTTACCGCAAGAAGAGGAAGAACTCTACAG ACCTGGACTCCGCTCCTGAGGACCCCACCTCGCCCAAGCGCAAGATGAGGAGACGCTCCAGCTGCAGCTCAGAGCCCAACACCCCCAAGAGTGCCAAGTGCGAGGGGGACATCTTCACCTTTGACCGTACAG GTACAGAAGCTGAGGATGTGCTTGGGGAGCTGGAGTATGAGAAGGTGCCATACTCGTCACTGCGGCGCACACTGGACCAGCGCCGGGCCCTGGTCATGCAGCTCTTCCAGGACCATGGCTTCTTCCCATCAG cccaggccacgGCAGCATTCCAGGCCCGCTATGCAGACATCTTCCCCTCCAAAGTTTGTCTGCAGTTGAAGATCCGTGAGGTGCGCCAGAAGATCATGCAGGCAGCCACTCCCACAGAGCAGCCCCCTGGAGCTGAGGTCCCCCTCCCTGGACCACCCCCCATTGGCACAACTGCTGCCCCTGCCACCACTCCCAGCCCTGCTGGGGGCCCTGACCCCACCTCACCTGGCTCGGACTCTGGCACAGCCCAGGCTGCCCcgccactgcccccacccccagagccaGGGCCTGGACAGCCTGGCTGGGAGGGGgccccccagccctctcccccacccccaggcccctcCACAGCTGCCACAGGCAGGTGA